One Sanguibacter keddieii DSM 10542 genomic window carries:
- a CDS encoding uroporphyrinogen-III synthase yields the protein MDRPDQPSTQAAGVTAARPLEGWHVLVPRAPGRGAGLARLVEAAGGTAVVAPLVSRAEIGPEDQATLDAAVAGLRDGHVAWVAVTSVNAVDELVASARRVGGVTDGETGDATSSEDDGTGHDDSAPGTHSGALAAVARRARWAAVGPATARALAAVGISVDLVATENSAVGLLAEWPAVPGPQPTATATATDVPATDTPPPVSPPASAPRVLLPLGDLARPTLEVGLRERGYEPVRVTTYRTVSHPAPGDVVTDWRDGAYDAVVLTSGSVAREVAGQLGPHSDVRAVAIGEPTRRAAVETGQAVTAVARTADDDGLLAALVAARRTSEVAETTESTDASAASPQPPP from the coding sequence ATGGACCGACCCGACCAGCCGTCGACCCAGGCGGCAGGGGTGACCGCGGCACGGCCGCTGGAGGGCTGGCACGTGCTGGTCCCCCGGGCGCCAGGACGCGGCGCCGGGCTGGCCCGGCTCGTCGAGGCCGCAGGCGGCACCGCCGTCGTCGCACCGCTGGTCTCCCGCGCGGAGATCGGCCCGGAGGACCAGGCCACGCTCGACGCCGCGGTCGCCGGTCTCCGGGACGGGCACGTGGCGTGGGTCGCGGTGACGAGCGTCAACGCGGTCGACGAGCTCGTGGCGTCGGCGCGGAGGGTCGGAGGTGTCACCGACGGCGAGACCGGGGACGCGACGTCCAGCGAGGACGACGGCACCGGCCACGACGACAGCGCTCCCGGGACGCACTCCGGTGCGCTCGCCGCGGTCGCGCGCCGCGCCCGCTGGGCCGCGGTCGGGCCGGCGACCGCTCGTGCGCTCGCTGCGGTCGGCATCTCCGTCGACCTCGTCGCCACCGAGAACTCCGCGGTCGGGCTGCTCGCGGAGTGGCCCGCGGTGCCCGGTCCCCAGCCCACTGCGACCGCGACCGCGACCGACGTGCCAGCGACCGACACCCCGCCGCCCGTGTCGCCTCCCGCCTCCGCGCCGCGCGTCCTGCTCCCCCTCGGCGACCTCGCCCGGCCGACCCTCGAGGTCGGGCTGCGCGAGCGCGGGTACGAGCCGGTGCGCGTCACCACCTACCGGACCGTGTCGCACCCGGCCCCGGGCGACGTGGTCACCGACTGGCGCGACGGCGCCTACGACGCGGTCGTGCTCACCTCGGGGAGCGTCGCGCGCGAGGTCGCCGGCCAGCTGGGGCCACACTCGGACGTGCGCGCGGTCGCGATCGGCGAGCCGACCCGCCGCGCGGCGGTCGAGACCGGGCAGGCCGTCACGGCCGTCGCCCGGACCGCCGACGACGACGGGCTGCTCGCGGCGCTCGTCGCGGCCCGGCGCACGAGCGAGGTCGCAGAGACCACGGAGAGCACAGACGCCTCAGCCGCCTCGCCCCAGCCGCCACCCTGA
- a CDS encoding protoporphyrinogen/coproporphyrinogen oxidase, producing the protein MPASPDPQQPAALDVAGTSSPDGAEATSLVAAPAGGPSWHDAVVVGGGVAGLVAAHTLVTEGLSPVVVEASATCGGYLARADVGPAGTPVVVDVGAESYASRSQAIGDLVAALGLEAVEPSGLSAWGYVPVGARPDDSTAPSADSAGRAFPLPAAGVLGIPGRPWARDTRRAIGVLGALRASLDRVLPASRVDTSNLASLVRSRLGARVLERLVTPVAGGVHSTDPALLSVDAVAPGLLAAYRRTGSLAAAVLSLRAQAPAGSAVRGLVGGMNQLVAALERSVEHGGQVRRGSGARRLRRVEGAWEVVLSDGAVLRTDRVVVAVGGHAAVALLADHVDVRGAAPVRGTDIRLVTLLLRVPGLSPAPRGTGVLVAPGSDVVAKGTTHASAKWPWLRARLDATLGEDAHVVRLSYGRGGASAPAPVAAGTDAAAADAAFVEQAVRDVQALYAVRLATDDVLSSLVTRWDDALSPPTPEHRERTSRLVDDVAGLGGGGQAAGPGLAVTGAWVAGTGLAAVVPHAQAAARSLGHS; encoded by the coding sequence GTGCCTGCCAGCCCCGACCCGCAGCAGCCTGCTGCGCTGGACGTGGCGGGGACGAGCAGCCCTGACGGGGCGGAGGCGACCAGCCTCGTAGCCGCTCCTGCGGGCGGACCGTCGTGGCACGACGCCGTCGTCGTCGGCGGTGGCGTCGCGGGGCTCGTGGCCGCGCACACGCTCGTGACCGAGGGCCTGTCGCCCGTGGTCGTCGAGGCGTCGGCCACCTGCGGCGGCTACCTCGCGCGGGCTGACGTGGGGCCCGCGGGCACGCCCGTGGTGGTGGACGTCGGCGCGGAGTCCTACGCCTCGCGCAGCCAGGCGATCGGCGACCTGGTGGCGGCCCTCGGCCTCGAGGCCGTCGAGCCGAGCGGCCTGTCGGCGTGGGGCTACGTCCCCGTCGGTGCACGTCCCGACGACAGCACCGCCCCGTCCGCCGACAGCGCCGGGCGAGCCTTCCCGCTGCCTGCTGCCGGGGTGCTGGGCATCCCGGGACGCCCGTGGGCACGGGACACCCGGCGCGCGATCGGCGTTCTCGGTGCGCTGCGCGCGAGCCTGGACCGGGTGCTGCCGGCGTCCCGCGTCGACACGTCCAACCTCGCGTCGCTGGTCCGGTCGCGCCTCGGGGCGCGGGTGCTCGAGCGGCTCGTGACGCCCGTGGCCGGCGGGGTGCACTCGACGGACCCGGCGCTGCTGTCGGTCGACGCGGTCGCCCCGGGCCTGCTCGCGGCCTATCGGCGGACCGGGTCGCTCGCCGCAGCCGTCCTGTCGCTGCGCGCCCAGGCCCCTGCGGGCTCGGCCGTGCGCGGCCTGGTCGGCGGCATGAACCAGCTGGTCGCGGCGCTCGAGCGATCCGTCGAGCACGGCGGGCAGGTCCGTCGCGGCTCCGGGGCGCGGAGACTGCGCCGCGTCGAGGGCGCCTGGGAGGTCGTCCTGTCGGACGGTGCGGTCCTGCGCACCGACCGGGTGGTCGTGGCGGTCGGCGGCCACGCTGCTGTCGCGCTCCTCGCCGACCACGTCGACGTGCGCGGGGCCGCCCCGGTCCGAGGTACCGACATCCGCCTGGTGACGCTGCTGCTGCGCGTGCCCGGCCTGAGCCCGGCGCCCCGGGGCACGGGCGTGCTGGTCGCCCCGGGCTCCGACGTCGTCGCGAAGGGCACCACCCACGCCTCGGCCAAGTGGCCGTGGCTGCGGGCCCGGCTCGACGCCACGCTGGGCGAGGACGCCCACGTGGTGCGGCTCAGCTACGGACGCGGGGGTGCCTCGGCGCCCGCCCCGGTCGCCGCCGGGACGGACGCGGCCGCGGCCGACGCGGCCTTCGTGGAGCAGGCTGTGCGCGACGTGCAGGCCCTCTACGCGGTCCGCCTGGCCACGGACGACGTGCTGTCGTCGCTCGTGACGCGCTGGGACGACGCCCTCTCGCCCCCGACCCCGGAGCACCGCGAGCGCACGTCGCGGCTGGTCGACGACGTCGCAGGGCTCGGTGGCGGAGGTCAGGCGGCCGGTCCTGGCCTCGCGGTGACCGGGGCGTGGGTGGCGGGCACCGGGCTCGCGGCCGTCGTCCCGCACGCGCAGGCTGCTGCACGCTCGCTGGGACATTCCTGA
- the hemB gene encoding porphobilinogen synthase: MTRPRRLRATPALRALVAETRLHPRDLVLPLFVKEGITEPVEITSMPGVLHHSEESLAQAVREAADAGLGGVMLFGVPEHRDATGSGADDPEGILNRGIRIAVEAAAGRLVVMADLCLDEFTDHGHCGVLDAHGGVDNDATLERYVSMAVAQAQAGATVLGLSGMMDGQVFAVRSGLDQSTANGGAGFPDTAILAYSAKYASAFYGPFRDAVESTLDGDRRTYQMDAANRREGGRETALDLLEGADIVMVKPAMSYLDVLADVAEQSDVPVAAYQVSGEYAMIEAAAANGWIDRRGAILESVLGIKRAGADIVLTYWATEIAGWLGER; the protein is encoded by the coding sequence ATGACCCGCCCCCGCCGCCTGCGCGCCACCCCTGCGCTGCGCGCCCTCGTCGCCGAGACCCGCCTGCACCCCCGCGACCTCGTGCTGCCGCTGTTCGTCAAGGAGGGCATCACCGAGCCCGTCGAGATCACCTCCATGCCCGGAGTGCTCCACCACAGCGAGGAGTCCCTCGCCCAGGCCGTGCGCGAGGCCGCCGACGCGGGCCTCGGCGGCGTCATGCTCTTCGGGGTCCCCGAGCACCGCGACGCGACCGGCTCCGGGGCCGACGACCCCGAGGGGATCCTCAACCGCGGCATCCGCATCGCCGTCGAGGCCGCCGCCGGGCGCCTCGTGGTCATGGCCGACCTCTGCCTCGACGAGTTCACCGACCACGGCCACTGCGGCGTGCTCGACGCGCACGGCGGCGTCGACAACGACGCGACGCTCGAGCGCTACGTCTCCATGGCGGTCGCCCAGGCCCAGGCCGGCGCCACCGTCCTCGGGCTCTCCGGGATGATGGACGGCCAGGTCTTCGCCGTGCGCTCCGGCCTCGACCAGTCGACCGCGAACGGCGGGGCCGGGTTCCCGGACACCGCGATCCTCGCGTACTCCGCCAAGTACGCCTCGGCCTTCTACGGGCCGTTCCGCGACGCCGTCGAGTCGACGCTCGACGGCGACCGCCGCACGTACCAGATGGACGCCGCGAACCGCCGCGAGGGCGGGCGCGAGACGGCGCTCGACCTCCTCGAGGGCGCCGACATCGTCATGGTCAAGCCGGCCATGAGCTACCTCGACGTCCTCGCCGACGTCGCCGAGCAGTCCGACGTCCCCGTCGCCGCCTACCAGGTTTCCGGCGAGTACGCGATGATCGAGGCCGCCGCGGCGAACGGCTGGATCGACCGCCGCGG
- the hemE gene encoding uroporphyrinogen decarboxylase, whose product MRTTAIRFKHLSLERQNRGVNLSSAHPLSDGRTTRSPLVRALRGERPDSIPVWFMRQAGRSLPEYLAAREGVAMLDSCLDPALASEITLQPVRRHQVDAGIFFSDIVVPLRLADVDVDIAPGVGPVLGEPVRTPADVDRLLEKTLTDEALQPIRDAVALTVAELGSTPLIGFAGAPFTLAAYMVEGRPSRDHLGARRMMHTDPESWARLTTWAADVTGTFLRAQVLAGTSAAQLFDSWAGSLSLADYVAHVAPSSARALTHVQDLPVPVIHFGTGTGHLLPAMRDVGADVVGVDYRTPLDEANAMLGGTTPLQGNIDPALLGAPWPVLEAHVRDVVERGRTAPAHVVNLGHGVPPDTDPTVLTRVVELVHSLPA is encoded by the coding sequence ATGAGAACCACAGCGATTCGATTTAAACATTTGTCGCTCGAAAGGCAGAATCGAGGGGTGAATCTCTCCTCAGCGCACCCGCTCTCCGACGGCCGGACGACCCGCTCACCACTCGTCCGCGCGCTGCGCGGCGAACGGCCCGACTCGATCCCCGTCTGGTTCATGCGCCAGGCCGGCCGGTCGCTGCCCGAGTACCTCGCCGCCCGGGAGGGCGTCGCGATGCTCGACTCCTGCCTCGACCCGGCGCTCGCGAGCGAGATCACCCTCCAGCCCGTCCGTCGGCACCAGGTCGACGCGGGCATCTTCTTCTCCGACATCGTGGTGCCGCTGCGGCTCGCGGACGTCGACGTCGACATCGCCCCCGGAGTCGGCCCCGTCCTCGGCGAGCCCGTCCGCACCCCGGCCGACGTGGACCGTCTGCTCGAGAAGACCCTCACCGACGAGGCGCTCCAGCCGATCCGTGACGCGGTCGCCCTGACCGTCGCGGAGCTGGGCAGCACGCCGCTCATCGGCTTCGCCGGGGCGCCCTTCACGCTCGCCGCGTACATGGTCGAGGGGCGCCCGTCGCGCGACCACCTGGGCGCCCGCCGCATGATGCACACCGACCCCGAGTCGTGGGCCCGGTTGACCACCTGGGCCGCCGACGTGACCGGCACGTTCCTGCGCGCGCAGGTCCTCGCGGGCACCAGCGCCGCGCAGCTGTTCGACTCCTGGGCCGGGAGCCTGAGCCTCGCGGACTACGTGGCGCACGTCGCGCCGTCGTCGGCCCGCGCTCTCACGCACGTGCAGGACCTCCCGGTCCCCGTCATCCACTTCGGGACCGGCACGGGCCACCTGCTGCCCGCCATGCGTGACGTCGGGGCCGACGTCGTGGGCGTCGACTACCGCACACCCCTCGACGAGGCGAACGCGATGCTCGGCGGCACCACGCCGCTCCAGGGCAACATCGACCCCGCGCTGCTGGGGGCTCCGTGGCCTGTCCTCGAGGCGCACGTCCGCGACGTCGTGGAGCGCGGGCGGACCGCCCCGGCGCACGTGGTGAACCTCGGTCACGGCGTCCCGCCCGACACCGACCCGACGGTGCTGACGCGCGTCGTCGAGCTCGTCCACTCCCTCCCGGCCTGA
- the hemC gene encoding hydroxymethylbilane synthase translates to MTGHPALRIGTRSSLLALTQTGTVADDLRRLTGRPVEIVPVTTDGDVLTGSLSQMGGTGVFVTALRAALLDDRCDVAVHSLKDLPTAGVLGLQHVTPVRQDPRDALCSRAGHRLADLPHGARVGTGSPRRAAQLRLVRPDLDVVDIRGNIDTRLGRVHPETGDLDAVVLAAAGLNRIGREHAITELISVTDMAPAPGQGALAVETRSSLLEEDPVVARAFDQLDDPATSLSVLAERALLARLEAGCAAPVGTHATVSDGLLTLHAVVARPDGSEQLRHNQSTEVADTSTAEAVALGEAVADHFLALGAASFI, encoded by the coding sequence GTGACCGGACACCCCGCCCTCCGCATCGGTACCCGCAGCAGCCTCCTGGCGCTCACGCAGACCGGCACCGTCGCCGACGACCTGCGCCGGCTCACCGGCCGCCCCGTCGAGATCGTGCCGGTGACGACCGACGGCGACGTGCTCACCGGCTCGCTCTCCCAGATGGGTGGCACCGGCGTGTTCGTCACCGCCCTGCGCGCCGCGCTCCTCGACGACCGGTGCGACGTCGCCGTGCACTCCCTCAAGGACCTGCCGACCGCCGGCGTCCTCGGCCTCCAGCACGTCACCCCGGTCCGCCAGGACCCGCGCGACGCCCTCTGCTCGCGCGCCGGTCACCGCCTCGCCGACCTCCCGCACGGCGCCCGCGTCGGCACGGGCTCGCCCCGCCGCGCCGCCCAGCTGCGCCTCGTCCGCCCCGACCTCGACGTCGTCGACATCCGCGGGAACATCGACACCCGACTCGGACGCGTGCACCCCGAGACCGGCGACCTCGACGCCGTGGTCCTCGCCGCGGCCGGCCTCAACCGCATCGGGCGCGAGCACGCGATCACCGAGCTCATCTCCGTGACCGACATGGCCCCCGCCCCCGGGCAGGGCGCCCTCGCCGTCGAGACCCGCAGCAGCCTCCTCGAGGAGGACCCCGTGGTCGCCCGGGCCTTCGACCAGCTCGACGACCCCGCGACCTCGCTGTCCGTGCTGGCCGAGCGCGCGCTGCTCGCCCGGCTCGAGGCCGGGTGCGCAGCCCCCGTCGGCACGCACGCGACCGTGTCCGACGGGCTGCTCACCCTGCACGCCGTCGTCGCCCGCCCGGACGGCAGCGAGCAGCTGCGCCACAACCAGTCGACCGAGGTCGCCGACACCTCGACCGCCGAGGCAGTCGCCCTCGGCGAGGCCGTAGCCGACCACTTCCTGGCGCTCGGCGCAGCGTCCTTCATCTGA
- a CDS encoding DUF4333 domain-containing protein produces MLTALVTAVVSVAATLAATGAFTPTPTLDAGVVSQDVAKILSTSFGLSDVDAVTCPGAVEAREGVEFECTFVSGGSPASVPVLVLNDSGQYRVGGPTDG; encoded by the coding sequence GTGCTCACCGCCCTGGTCACCGCGGTGGTGAGCGTCGCCGCGACGCTCGCCGCGACCGGGGCCTTCACCCCCACACCGACGCTCGACGCGGGGGTCGTCTCCCAGGACGTCGCCAAGATCCTCTCGACGAGCTTCGGTCTCAGCGACGTCGACGCCGTCACCTGCCCGGGCGCCGTCGAGGCACGTGAGGGCGTCGAGTTCGAGTGCACCTTCGTCTCCGGCGGCTCACCGGCGTCCGTGCCGGTCCTCGTCCTCAACGACTCAGGTCAGTACCGTGTCGGCGGTCCCACCGACGGCTGA
- a CDS encoding glutamyl-tRNA reductase, which translates to MSMTASHHELDLEALEQLSTGAHSMGTSAVRTCEMITGAVVLATCNRFELYLDLADGAARSAVPGTLTERDLAHAADEVARLIAVESGVSQEAARSAFTVRSGADVTRHLFTVASGLDSMVVGEREIAGQVRRALDSSHAEATTSPRLERLFQSASRASKRVAHTTHLGADGRSVVSVGLDLAEASIPPWRQTSAVIVGTGAYAGATVAALRARGCADIAVYSASGRAEQFARDRGVDAVTDLVAALGEADLVVSCSGAGRRNRTGSTGLPSDDPTALRYILETAAVVAAREDAGVRAGDAVPARPLVVLDLALHHDVDPGVGDIDQVLLMDLGTIRSHAPSTSSLPVRAAREIVAAAVVDFSDGETMRSADAVVVGLRDRIALEVEAELARSASSFSTPADLAAHEKSLRRFAATMLHRGITRIREAARAGEPLDEVAEDTATVLSMRWKGRRAVPGAAPTGGALPDRAVLSDRAVLSDRAVLPDRAAERRTAQQGDLAAG; encoded by the coding sequence ATGTCGATGACCGCAAGTCACCACGAGCTTGACCTCGAAGCGCTCGAGCAGCTGTCAACAGGCGCGCATTCGATGGGCACGTCGGCCGTGCGGACCTGCGAGATGATCACCGGTGCGGTCGTGCTCGCGACCTGCAACCGGTTCGAGCTGTACCTCGACCTCGCCGACGGTGCGGCCCGCTCCGCCGTGCCCGGGACCCTCACCGAGCGTGACCTTGCCCACGCCGCCGACGAGGTCGCCCGCCTCATCGCCGTCGAGTCCGGTGTCTCCCAGGAGGCCGCGCGGTCCGCGTTCACGGTCCGCAGCGGCGCCGACGTCACCCGGCACCTCTTCACCGTCGCCTCGGGTCTCGACTCGATGGTCGTGGGCGAGCGGGAGATCGCCGGGCAGGTGCGCCGCGCCCTCGACTCCTCGCACGCCGAGGCGACCACCAGCCCCCGGCTGGAGCGGCTCTTCCAGTCGGCGTCCCGCGCCTCCAAGCGCGTCGCGCACACCACGCACCTCGGGGCCGACGGCCGCTCCGTCGTGTCGGTCGGGCTCGACCTCGCCGAGGCCAGCATCCCGCCGTGGCGCCAGACATCTGCGGTGATCGTCGGGACCGGTGCCTACGCCGGCGCGACCGTCGCGGCGCTCCGCGCCCGCGGGTGCGCGGACATCGCCGTGTACTCCGCCTCTGGTCGTGCCGAGCAGTTCGCGCGGGACCGCGGCGTCGACGCCGTGACCGACCTGGTCGCCGCCCTCGGCGAGGCCGACCTCGTGGTCTCGTGCAGCGGGGCGGGTCGCCGGAACCGGACCGGGAGCACGGGGCTGCCCTCGGACGACCCGACCGCGCTGCGCTACATCCTCGAGACCGCGGCCGTCGTCGCGGCGCGCGAGGACGCCGGCGTGCGCGCCGGCGACGCCGTACCTGCCCGGCCGCTGGTGGTGCTCGACCTCGCGCTGCACCACGACGTCGACCCGGGCGTCGGCGACATCGACCAGGTGCTGCTCATGGACCTCGGGACCATCCGCAGCCACGCGCCGTCGACGTCGTCCCTGCCGGTGCGGGCAGCACGCGAGATCGTCGCGGCGGCCGTCGTCGACTTCTCCGACGGCGAGACGATGCGGTCCGCCGACGCCGTGGTCGTCGGGCTCCGGGACAGGATCGCCCTCGAGGTCGAGGCCGAGCTGGCCCGGTCCGCGTCGTCGTTCTCCACCCCCGCCGACCTCGCCGCCCACGAGAAGTCGCTGCGACGCTTCGCCGCGACCATGCTGCACCGCGGGATCACCCGGATCCGCGAGGCGGCGCGCGCCGGAGAGCCTCTCGACGAGGTCGCCGAGGACACCGCGACCGTGCTCTCGATGCGCTGGAAGGGCCGCCGCGCGGTGCCCGGGGCCGCGCCCACGGGCGGCGCGCTGCCCGACCGCGCTGTGCTGTCGGACCGCGCTGTGTTGTCGGACCGCGCTGTGCTGCCCGACCGCGCGGCCGAGCGCCGGACTGCGCAGCAGGGCGACCTGGCCGCGGGCTGA